A stretch of the Anaerobaca lacustris genome encodes the following:
- the rsmA gene encoding 16S rRNA (adenine(1518)-N(6)/adenine(1519)-N(6))-dimethyltransferase RsmA, whose amino-acid sequence MQTKRQIHQLLASAGVVPNRRFGQHFLVDLNLLRLVVDAAQIGPQDVVLEVGCGTGSMTAALAERAGRVVAVEVDPTLAAIARSQLADASNVEFIEGDVLSSKGSFNPAVVEAVRAVGSIKSAVSVPQSPPRLLLVSNLPYDAASAVIANLVNGPLVADAMVVTVQKEVAERMAAAHGSRAYGSLSILLGATGDVEVLRILKPGVFWPPPAVDSAIVRFVRNDDKRGAIDDIALFGDVVSLFMGHRRKMLRACARHAPAHLGDQELWMQLFGQCGIDPTARPEELPPGQYVELANRHRLHRSDR is encoded by the coding sequence ATGCAGACCAAACGGCAGATCCATCAACTACTCGCCTCGGCGGGCGTCGTTCCCAATCGCAGGTTCGGTCAGCATTTCCTCGTCGATCTGAACCTTCTGCGGCTGGTCGTCGATGCGGCGCAGATCGGTCCGCAGGATGTCGTCCTCGAAGTGGGCTGCGGGACCGGCTCGATGACGGCGGCTCTGGCCGAGCGGGCCGGCCGCGTGGTAGCGGTCGAGGTGGACCCGACTCTGGCGGCCATCGCCCGGTCGCAACTGGCCGACGCCAGCAATGTCGAATTCATCGAGGGCGATGTCCTGTCGAGCAAAGGCAGCTTCAATCCGGCTGTTGTCGAGGCAGTCCGTGCTGTTGGGTCGATAAAATCGGCGGTATCTGTGCCGCAATCGCCCCCTCGACTGCTGCTGGTCTCGAACCTGCCCTACGACGCAGCCTCGGCGGTCATCGCCAATCTCGTCAACGGGCCGCTGGTGGCCGACGCCATGGTCGTCACCGTGCAGAAGGAGGTGGCCGAACGGATGGCGGCCGCGCACGGCAGCAGGGCGTATGGATCGCTGAGCATCCTGCTGGGCGCCACGGGCGACGTGGAGGTCCTTCGCATTCTCAAGCCGGGTGTGTTCTGGCCGCCGCCGGCAGTCGATTCGGCCATCGTTCGATTCGTTCGCAACGACGACAAGAGAGGCGCGATCGACGACATCGCGCTGTTCGGTGATGTGGTCAGCCTGTTCATGGGCCATCGCCGCAAGATGCTCCGGGCCTGCGCCAGACACGCTCCGGCCCACCTGGGGGACCAGGAGCTCTGGATGCAGTTGTTCGGGCAGTGCGGGATCGA
- the pdxA gene encoding 4-hydroxythreonine-4-phosphate dehydrogenase PdxA yields the protein MRNKANHNSISDQMVIGVTMGDAAGIGPEVVVKALADPEVRRAAKFIVFGMNEQLCYAADRAEIEPFWGRHQHEKIGRDYPYKVVVADYDEYSVPPWLKAPSQVAGEASLRFCLDAIEAEKMGVIDGIVTAPISKESWKMADSAWPGHTEMFAQKYKALRKAMMFVSGPLKVALATIHEALFEVRHKFKIGCVFEPIDLLNDALKEYFSIENPRIGVAALNPHAGENGQFGDEEQRIIAPAILLAQEQGIHCSGPIPADALFPRAVRGDFDAVVAMYHDQAMIPIKLLDRDHAVNVTIGISAVRTSPAHGTAFDIAGRNQASASSMKSAILTAIRMARVRRACLAGVAANGRSSGPPT from the coding sequence ATGAGAAACAAAGCCAATCACAATTCGATCTCCGACCAAATGGTCATCGGCGTGACCATGGGCGATGCCGCCGGCATCGGGCCCGAGGTGGTGGTCAAGGCCCTTGCCGATCCGGAGGTCCGCCGGGCGGCCAAGTTCATCGTCTTCGGCATGAACGAGCAGCTCTGCTATGCCGCCGACCGCGCCGAGATCGAGCCGTTCTGGGGCCGGCATCAGCACGAGAAGATCGGCCGCGACTATCCGTACAAGGTGGTCGTCGCCGACTACGACGAGTACAGCGTGCCGCCCTGGCTCAAGGCGCCCAGCCAGGTGGCGGGCGAAGCATCGCTGCGGTTCTGTCTCGATGCGATCGAGGCCGAGAAGATGGGCGTCATCGACGGGATCGTTACCGCGCCGATCAGCAAGGAGAGCTGGAAGATGGCCGATTCGGCCTGGCCCGGCCACACGGAGATGTTCGCCCAGAAATACAAGGCGCTCCGCAAGGCCATGATGTTCGTCAGCGGACCGCTGAAGGTCGCGCTGGCGACGATCCACGAGGCCCTCTTCGAGGTGCGGCACAAGTTCAAGATCGGCTGCGTGTTCGAGCCGATCGACCTGCTTAACGACGCCTTGAAGGAGTACTTCTCCATTGAGAACCCGCGGATCGGCGTTGCGGCGTTGAACCCCCACGCCGGCGAGAACGGCCAGTTCGGCGACGAGGAGCAGCGGATTATCGCGCCGGCGATCCTGCTGGCCCAGGAGCAGGGGATCCACTGTTCGGGCCCCATTCCCGCCGATGCCCTGTTCCCCCGCGCCGTCCGAGGCGATTTCGACGCGGTGGTGGCGATGTATCATGACCAGGCGATGATCCCGATCAAGCTGCTCGACCGCGACCATGCGGTGAATGTCACGATCGGGATTTCGGCGGTGCGAACCTCTCCCGCCCACGGGACGGCGTTCGACATCGCCGGACGCAACCAGGCGAGCGCTTCGAGCATGAAGTCGGCGATCCTGACGGCGATTCGCATGGCCCGGGTCCGACGGGCCTGCCTCGCAGGTGTGGCTGCGAATGGGCGATCCTCAGGGCCCCCGACGTAG
- a CDS encoding riboflavin synthase, whose translation MFTGLIESVCQVRALSVGRASEGGTLAVDLAALADGVRLGDSIAINGACLTVTRLEGAVATFALSGETLAKSTLAILKPSSRVNVERAMPATGRFGGHMVQGHVDGVGTVRAVKKLGEFADIEFGAPVELLEQMVPKGSVAIDGVSLTIAEVGSAGFRVAAIPETLGRTTLGSARIGDKVNVEIDVIVKVVRRQLETLLPTDGPLTVERLRQMGF comes from the coding sequence ATGTTTACCGGGTTGATTGAATCCGTTTGCCAGGTCAGGGCGTTGTCGGTCGGTCGAGCCTCCGAGGGGGGCACGCTGGCGGTCGATCTCGCTGCGCTCGCCGACGGGGTTCGCCTGGGCGACAGCATTGCCATCAACGGAGCGTGTCTGACGGTGACGCGACTGGAAGGGGCGGTGGCGACGTTTGCGCTGAGCGGCGAAACGCTGGCGAAATCGACGCTGGCGATACTGAAACCGTCGTCGAGGGTCAACGTCGAGCGAGCGATGCCGGCGACCGGCCGGTTCGGCGGCCATATGGTCCAAGGCCACGTCGACGGGGTCGGCACGGTCCGGGCGGTCAAGAAGCTGGGCGAGTTTGCCGATATTGAGTTCGGCGCGCCAGTGGAACTGCTCGAACAGATGGTCCCGAAGGGTTCGGTGGCCATCGACGGCGTGAGTCTGACGATTGCCGAGGTGGGCAGCGCCGGCTTTCGCGTGGCGGCGATCCCTGAGACGCTGGGCAGAACGACGCTCGGCTCGGCCCGTATAGGGGACAAGGTCAACGTCGAAATCGACGTCATCGTAAAGGTCGTCCGGCGGCAATTGGAGACCCTGCTGCCCACGGACGGGCCCCTGACGGTCGAGCGGTTGAGGCAGATGGGCTTTTGA
- a CDS encoding TolB family protein, with product MRTIVAVGCMLSLAVASGCRSPYAKISSPVNLGPNVNSAGHEGSPDISADGRSLYFDALRPGGLGGWDIWLSKANSPHADFGVAAPLAAPVNSRFDDSGPCISDDGLTLYFASNRPGGSGDFDIWMTTRTTAEGPWTEPVNLGPIVNSSAYDNHPSISSDGLTLYFDSRRPNDQGQQGINDVYWCRRATIDDPWGAPEALAINTNGIEYSPDISSDNRTLYYDSPLAGRDLWVSKRSTASEDWERGVNMGSPFNTRGIDTDPSISANAPLLYFVSNRPGGEGGFDIWMMYSMPKKK from the coding sequence ATGAGGACAATCGTTGCGGTCGGATGTATGTTGTCGTTGGCGGTCGCGAGCGGGTGTCGAAGCCCGTACGCGAAGATCAGCAGCCCTGTGAACCTGGGACCGAACGTCAATAGTGCCGGGCATGAAGGTTCGCCCGACATTTCCGCCGACGGCCGGTCGCTCTACTTTGATGCTCTGCGTCCGGGAGGGTTGGGCGGTTGGGATATATGGCTGTCGAAGGCGAATTCTCCGCACGCAGACTTCGGCGTGGCGGCTCCGTTGGCGGCGCCCGTCAACAGCCGGTTCGACGACTCCGGGCCGTGCATTTCCGACGATGGCCTGACGCTCTATTTCGCCTCCAACCGGCCCGGCGGCAGCGGCGATTTCGATATCTGGATGACCACGCGCACGACGGCGGAAGGGCCTTGGACAGAGCCCGTCAATCTCGGGCCAATCGTGAACAGCTCGGCGTACGACAACCATCCCAGCATCTCGTCCGATGGCCTGACGCTGTACTTCGATTCGCGCCGGCCGAACGACCAAGGCCAGCAAGGTATCAATGACGTCTACTGGTGCAGACGAGCAACAATCGACGATCCGTGGGGCGCACCGGAAGCGCTGGCGATCAATACGAACGGGATCGAATACTCACCTGATATCTCGTCCGACAACCGAACGCTCTATTATGACAGTCCGCTCGCCGGGCGCGATCTGTGGGTTTCGAAACGCTCGACAGCGAGCGAGGACTGGGAAAGGGGCGTCAACATGGGCTCGCCCTTCAATACACGGGGCATCGACACGGACCCTAGTATTTCGGCCAATGCCCCTCTGCTTTACTTCGTCTCGAATCGCCCCGGGGGTGAGGGCGGATTCGACATCTGGATGATGTACAGCATGCCAAAGAAGAAATAG